One segment of Paenibacillus sp. FSL R7-0337 DNA contains the following:
- a CDS encoding UvrD-helicase domain-containing protein, producing the protein MNKLLFHNIPLGASGENIPQAKVASARTSRETVQPGDSDAAYFRRLEAGGILLNPPQISAVRHHLGPLLTLAGAGSGKTSVLICRTGYLLSVRGIAPGRLLLLTFSSKAAAEMRERITLLPGVNEGDAARLQARTFHSFFLYFLRRQGLRQDIFSETRRQHILLKQIMRELGLPKDAYPPENLLSLLSACKMNMGLPAQLPETTEAEKEMKAILALYEQWKADHFKIDFDDVLLLAYQMLREQPALLRELQQQYQYVMVDEFQDTNALQYELVKMVAAPQDNLMVVGDDDQTIYSFNGARSEFILEFEKLYPQAKVITLDINYRSGPAIIGLGNGIIRHNSRRRAKTLQAARSSGLPPRYLRPLTADDEASQIVEHIERETQSGTREFRDFALLYRATSSNRAVLELLLLHDIPYIDYGEGQLLYEHWLISPVLDHLRLSVNRRDFAAMENILPTLYMNRDKGMEHIRRMEAVQAKQGPLIHLLSMPGMEDFKGVKLRERLDLIRGLRELTPVQAIRQIRTVFYDYFIEGSERHQATLHRETLKEMLDELESSAERFATIPLFLEFIDNVTERNEQNRLPGLKEQGNRVALMTIHKSKGLEFPVVFLIGASEGILPHSSALEEDRAKDRKPAKASVKVISAAAARAAAEAGIAALEEERRLAYVAVTRAKEELFISSPARHRGKKAEVSRFMLAAFRSAARPQAPVAAASRTSAARGSQVSGSRPGAAGSSSGSPAGRTHIVPVWTCTGKACPGWTRRKADGDGASQAAKHCPLCSSPMERGTREVPV; encoded by the coding sequence ATGAACAAGCTCTTATTTCATAATATCCCGCTGGGAGCCAGCGGTGAGAATATACCCCAGGCCAAGGTAGCCTCGGCCCGGACGAGCCGGGAGACGGTGCAGCCGGGGGACAGCGATGCGGCTTATTTCAGGCGGCTGGAGGCTGGAGGCATTCTGCTCAATCCCCCGCAGATCTCGGCGGTGCGCCATCATCTGGGGCCGCTGCTGACACTGGCTGGAGCCGGCTCCGGCAAAACCTCGGTGCTGATCTGCAGAACCGGGTATTTGCTGTCTGTGCGCGGCATCGCCCCCGGACGCCTGCTGCTGCTGACCTTCTCCAGCAAAGCAGCGGCAGAGATGCGCGAACGGATCACCCTGTTACCGGGGGTGAACGAAGGGGATGCTGCGCGCCTGCAGGCGCGTACGTTCCACTCGTTCTTCCTTTATTTCCTGCGGCGGCAGGGGCTGCGGCAGGATATTTTCAGCGAGACCCGCCGTCAGCATATTCTGCTGAAGCAGATTATGCGCGAGCTGGGACTGCCGAAGGATGCCTATCCTCCTGAGAATCTGCTCAGTCTGCTCTCCGCCTGCAAGATGAACATGGGCTTGCCCGCACAGCTGCCGGAGACTACCGAGGCAGAGAAGGAGATGAAGGCTATCCTGGCTCTATACGAGCAGTGGAAGGCCGATCATTTCAAAATCGACTTCGACGATGTGCTGCTGCTCGCCTACCAGATGCTCCGCGAACAGCCTGCGCTGCTGCGGGAGCTGCAGCAGCAGTATCAATATGTGATGGTCGATGAATTCCAGGATACGAATGCGCTGCAATATGAGCTGGTGAAGATGGTTGCTGCTCCGCAGGATAATCTGATGGTGGTCGGCGACGATGACCAGACGATCTATTCCTTCAACGGAGCCCGCAGCGAGTTCATTCTAGAGTTCGAGAAGCTGTATCCGCAGGCCAAGGTGATTACGCTGGATATCAACTACCGCTCCGGACCGGCGATCATCGGGCTGGGCAACGGTATCATCCGCCATAATTCACGTCGCCGCGCCAAGACGCTGCAGGCAGCCCGCAGCAGCGGCCTGCCGCCCCGTTATCTGCGTCCGCTTACAGCAGATGACGAGGCCTCGCAGATTGTGGAGCATATTGAGCGTGAGACTCAGAGCGGGACCCGGGAATTCCGTGATTTCGCCCTGTTATACCGCGCGACAAGCAGCAACCGGGCGGTCCTGGAGCTGCTGCTGCTGCACGATATTCCTTATATAGATTATGGGGAAGGCCAGCTGTTGTATGAGCATTGGCTGATCTCTCCGGTGCTGGATCACCTGCGCCTGTCGGTGAACCGCCGCGACTTCGCCGCCATGGAGAATATTCTGCCGACACTCTATATGAACCGGGACAAGGGGATGGAGCATATCCGGCGCATGGAGGCGGTGCAGGCGAAGCAGGGCCCGCTGATTCATCTGCTGTCCATGCCGGGCATGGAGGATTTCAAGGGCGTCAAGCTGCGCGAGCGGCTGGACCTGATCCGCGGCCTGCGGGAGCTGACGCCAGTGCAGGCAATCCGCCAGATCCGCACAGTATTCTACGATTATTTCATCGAAGGCAGCGAGCGCCATCAGGCTACCCTGCACCGGGAGACACTGAAGGAAATGCTGGATGAGCTGGAGTCCTCGGCGGAGCGCTTCGCCACGATTCCGCTATTCCTCGAATTCATCGACAACGTAACAGAGCGTAATGAGCAGAACCGGCTGCCGGGGCTGAAGGAGCAAGGCAACCGGGTGGCGCTGATGACCATCCACAAATCCAAGGGACTGGAGTTCCCCGTAGTCTTCCTGATCGGAGCCTCCGAAGGGATTCTGCCGCATAGCTCCGCTCTGGAGGAGGACCGTGCGAAGGACCGCAAACCAGCGAAGGCCTCGGTCAAGGTGATCAGTGCGGCGGCTGCAAGAGCCGCGGCTGAAGCAGGCATTGCCGCATTGGAAGAGGAGCGCCGGCTCGCCTATGTAGCCGTTACCCGGGCCAAGGAGGAGCTGTTCATCAGCTCGCCCGCCCGGCATCGGGGTAAGAAGGCGGAGGTCTCGCGCTTCATGCTCGCGGCCTTCCGCTCGGCGGCCCGCCCGCAGGCACCGGTTGCCGCTGCAAGCCGGACCTCTGCAGCCCGGGGCAGCCAAGTTTCTGGCTCCCGACCGGGTGCTGCGGGCTCAAGTTCGGGTTCCCCTGCTGGGAGAACCCATATCGTCCCGGTCTGGACCTGCACCGGCAAGGCTTGCCCGGGCTGGACGCGGAGGAAGGCGGATGGGGACGGTGCCAGCCAGGCCGCCAAGCACTGTCCGCTGTGCAGCTCTCCGATGGAGCGTGGCACCCGGGAGGTGCCGGTGTAG
- a CDS encoding glycosyltransferase family 4 protein has protein sequence MHICMIAPEQFTVPGDGSVEICIWNIARRLAKRHKVTVLSRRAAGLPDTDELEQVKFIRLPSGTPSRYRSSVLTFLEAAEPFDLIQIDNRPRLAAAVKRQSPGTPVMIFLHSLTFVPQEPAIARSLALADAVTANSSSLKQRLTRRFPGIRSKLHVVPLGADLSRFTPVSVQEKARLRTLHGLGPGFTVLFVGRVIPRKGVPVLLRAMHRLNRHMPARLLIAGKGKPPYLRQLRALARRLGVQVSFLGNIPHEDIHSMYQAADCFICPSQQHEAFGLVNVEAMASGLPVIASSNGGIREIIDSGRNGFLVKQYRNPAAFASRMLQIGRNPDLAARIGLQGRSDALLMYEWQHTTELLENIYLKLTGSR, from the coding sequence ATGCACATCTGCATGATTGCACCGGAGCAGTTCACGGTTCCCGGGGACGGCTCTGTAGAGATTTGCATCTGGAATATCGCACGCAGGCTGGCCAAGAGACATAAGGTAACCGTCCTAAGCCGCAGAGCCGCCGGTCTTCCTGACACGGATGAGCTCGAGCAGGTCAAGTTCATCCGGCTGCCCTCAGGCACCCCTTCCCGGTACCGCAGCTCCGTCCTTACATTCCTGGAAGCCGCCGAGCCGTTCGATCTTATTCAGATCGATAACCGGCCACGGCTGGCGGCGGCTGTGAAGCGGCAGTCACCCGGCACTCCGGTGATGATATTCCTTCACTCTCTCACATTCGTGCCCCAGGAGCCCGCCATTGCCCGCAGCCTCGCCCTGGCCGATGCCGTCACGGCCAACAGCAGCTCCCTGAAACAGCGGCTTACCCGGAGATTCCCCGGTATCCGCAGCAAGCTTCACGTGGTTCCTCTGGGGGCAGACCTGTCGCGCTTCACCCCTGTGTCTGTGCAGGAGAAGGCGCGTCTGCGCACACTGCATGGTCTTGGCCCCGGCTTCACGGTCCTGTTCGTAGGCCGGGTCATTCCGCGCAAGGGAGTGCCTGTGCTGCTCAGGGCCATGCACCGCTTGAACCGGCATATGCCCGCCCGGCTGCTGATCGCGGGCAAGGGGAAGCCGCCGTACCTCAGGCAGCTGAGGGCCCTTGCCCGGCGGCTGGGCGTACAGGTGTCTTTTCTCGGCAATATTCCCCATGAGGATATCCACAGTATGTATCAGGCTGCCGACTGCTTCATCTGCCCCTCCCAGCAGCATGAAGCCTTCGGGCTGGTGAATGTGGAGGCGATGGCCTCGGGGCTGCCGGTGATTGCCTCCAGCAACGGCGGAATTCGGGAGATTATCGATTCGGGCCGTAACGGCTTTCTGGTGAAGCAGTACAGGAACCCTGCTGCTTTTGCCAGCCGTATGCTGCAGATCGGCCGCAATCCCGACCTTGCCGCCAGGATCGGACTACAAGGCAGAAGTGATGCGCTGCTGATGTATGAGTGGCAGCATACCACAGAGCTGCTTGAGAATATTTATTTGAAGCTGACGGGATCACGTTAA
- a CDS encoding DUF445 domain-containing protein, which yields MKSRNLATISLAIMACGFLITLFLPENLAVILLRGGFEAGLVGGIADWFAVTALFRHPLGLRIPHTSLLLKNRDKLIQSLISAMENELLNKESIENKLRTFNIVSLGATVLTRFFSRKKARQEVLEQLQGFVLRLPVEQAVPYIQSAAASYLREAKLGVAADTIATSLMNEGKDIAALDFALEGISAWSGRPETRAMLGKIASEKLAEVKLGGLKGMAFQAFVGFVDADMLGEMLQGMVQSTIRDFKEEDSPYREEVIREIRVALFQLLSDEERIASLKNWALNELQGEAAAAFVLQQLQGLRGKAVTLLEEDRGRGGRRLFSLYAALVRRVSQEKEWIQTSEDRIRGTLISFVEANHYRIGQLVKENLDQMDDAALVNMLEEKVGKDLQWIRVNGAVCGFVVGLVLTVIQLI from the coding sequence ATGAAATCCAGAAATTTAGCTACGATCTCTCTGGCTATTATGGCCTGCGGCTTTCTGATCACCTTATTTCTGCCGGAGAATCTGGCAGTTATTCTGCTAAGAGGGGGATTCGAGGCAGGTCTGGTCGGAGGCATCGCCGACTGGTTTGCCGTGACGGCGCTGTTCCGCCATCCTCTGGGCCTTAGAATTCCGCATACCTCGCTGCTATTGAAGAACCGGGATAAGCTGATCCAGTCCCTGATCTCTGCGATGGAGAATGAGCTGTTGAACAAGGAGAGCATTGAGAATAAGCTGCGCACATTCAATATAGTCTCGCTCGGAGCTACCGTGCTGACCCGGTTCTTCTCCAGAAAGAAAGCGCGGCAGGAAGTGCTGGAGCAGCTACAGGGCTTCGTACTGCGGCTTCCGGTAGAGCAGGCCGTTCCGTATATTCAATCGGCAGCGGCAAGCTATCTGCGTGAAGCTAAGCTTGGAGTCGCAGCAGATACCATCGCCACCAGCCTGATGAATGAGGGCAAGGACATTGCAGCCCTTGATTTTGCGCTGGAGGGGATCTCTGCCTGGAGCGGACGCCCGGAGACGCGGGCCATGCTGGGTAAGATTGCCAGTGAGAAGCTGGCCGAGGTTAAGCTGGGCGGACTGAAAGGAATGGCCTTCCAGGCCTTCGTCGGGTTCGTGGATGCCGATATGCTGGGGGAAATGCTCCAGGGTATGGTGCAGTCTACGATTCGTGACTTTAAGGAAGAGGATAGCCCCTACCGGGAGGAGGTCATCCGGGAGATCCGGGTGGCTCTGTTCCAGCTGCTGAGCGATGAAGAGCGGATTGCCTCGCTGAAGAATTGGGCGCTGAATGAGCTTCAAGGGGAAGCGGCCGCCGCATTTGTACTGCAGCAGCTGCAAGGGCTGCGCGGCAAGGCGGTTACGCTGCTGGAAGAGGACCGGGGCCGTGGCGGACGCAGGCTGTTCTCGCTGTATGCCGCGCTGGTCCGGCGGGTTAGCCAGGAGAAGGAATGGATTCAGACATCGGAGGACCGGATTCGCGGTACACTAATCTCCTTCGTGGAAGCTAATCATTACCGGATTGGGCAGCTGGTTAAGGAGAACCTCGATCAGATGGATGATGCCGCTCTGGTGAATATGCTGGAGGAGAAGGTCGGCAAGGATCTGCAGTGGATTCGTGTCAACGGGGCCGTTTGCGGCTTTGTGGTCGGGCTGGTGCTTACTGTCATCCAGCTGATCTGA
- a CDS encoding ABC transporter substrate-binding protein yields MKKRFARLGSMSLLLCLLVLLLAACANSEAKADDSTASTAELSLSDIEAEAAKEGAVVSVGMPDTWANWKDTWTDITGTYKLTHTDTDMSSAEEIAKFDAEKDKPTADIGDVGIAFGPVAADAGVTQPYKTSYWDEIPAWAKDKDGHWVVGYQGSIAFLTNTKLVASPPKSWEDLKNGSYKIIVGDVTKAAQAQMAVLAAAIAFGGDESNIEPGLAFFEELAKKGRLSNAEASLANIEKGEVEVTLLWDFNALNYKDQIDKSSFDVAIPKEGSVVSGYATIINKWAPHPNAAKLTREYILSDAGQINLAKGYARPIRESVKLPEEVSAKLLPQEQYANVKPVGDYKVWEATAKTIPQLWQERVLVHLN; encoded by the coding sequence ATGAAAAAGAGATTTGCACGGTTAGGGTCTATGAGTCTGCTGTTGTGCTTGCTCGTCCTGCTGCTGGCTGCTTGTGCCAACTCGGAGGCGAAAGCTGATGACAGCACCGCAAGCACCGCAGAGCTGAGTCTGAGCGACATTGAGGCCGAAGCAGCCAAGGAAGGCGCGGTGGTCAGCGTGGGGATGCCGGATACCTGGGCGAACTGGAAGGATACCTGGACGGACATTACGGGAACATACAAACTTACACATACCGATACAGATATGTCGAGCGCGGAGGAAATTGCCAAGTTCGATGCCGAGAAAGACAAGCCGACCGCCGACATTGGCGATGTGGGTATCGCCTTCGGTCCGGTTGCAGCAGATGCAGGCGTAACCCAGCCTTACAAAACTTCTTACTGGGATGAGATTCCCGCCTGGGCCAAGGATAAGGACGGCCACTGGGTGGTCGGTTATCAAGGCAGCATCGCCTTCCTGACCAATACCAAGCTGGTGGCTAGTCCGCCTAAGAGCTGGGAAGACCTGAAGAACGGCAGCTACAAAATCATTGTAGGCGATGTAACGAAGGCTGCACAGGCGCAGATGGCCGTGCTGGCGGCTGCGATTGCTTTTGGCGGGGATGAATCCAATATTGAGCCGGGACTCGCCTTCTTCGAGGAATTGGCCAAGAAGGGCCGTCTCTCGAATGCCGAAGCATCGCTTGCGAACATTGAGAAGGGCGAGGTGGAGGTAACCCTGCTTTGGGACTTCAATGCGCTGAACTATAAGGATCAGATTGATAAGAGCAGCTTCGATGTGGCGATTCCGAAGGAAGGCAGCGTAGTGAGCGGTTATGCGACCATTATCAATAAGTGGGCTCCGCATCCAAATGCCGCCAAGCTGACGCGTGAGTATATTCTCAGCGATGCAGGACAGATCAACCTGGCCAAAGGTTACGCCCGTCCGATCCGCGAGAGTGTGAAGCTGCCGGAGGAGGTGTCTGCGAAGCTGCTTCCCCAGGAGCAATACGCGAACGTGAAGCCGGTAGGCGATTACAAGGTGTGGGAGGCAACCGCCAAGACGATTCCGCAGCTCTGGCAGGAACGCGTATTGGTCCACCTGAACTAA
- a CDS encoding P-II family nitrogen regulator, translating into MLMIKAIVRPEKADDVMAELLLAGFPSISKMDLLGRGKQKGIQVGTNHYNQISKKLLMIVIQDEDKDDVISIIMRTARTGEHGSFGDGKIFVLPVQEVFTISNGKNQL; encoded by the coding sequence ATGTTAATGATCAAAGCTATAGTAAGACCTGAGAAGGCGGATGACGTGATGGCCGAATTGCTGCTGGCCGGCTTCCCCTCCATCAGCAAAATGGATCTGCTCGGGCGCGGCAAGCAAAAGGGTATTCAGGTTGGAACCAACCATTACAATCAAATCTCCAAGAAGCTGCTGATGATCGTCATTCAGGATGAAGACAAGGATGACGTGATCAGCATTATTATGCGTACAGCTAGAACCGGTGAGCATGGCTCCTTCGGCGACGGCAAAATCTTTGTCCTGCCAGTACAGGAGGTCTTCACCATCAGCAACGGCAAGAACCAGCTATAG
- a CDS encoding Imm30 family immunity protein, translating into MNHLYPGIARLYENRLLRTELECEQFDQALEGLAGDTEDAVIHQIFKVFDDDTEQQEVMFSLVHFVESIQMEMYLTQLLESLPEMLEHARNWAIVLNQRILQDDTYRRDYAEIAVRMPSRIRQCLAFLLEEIKEDQPRLYERKVNSLLAKLNTSGR; encoded by the coding sequence ATGAACCACCTATACCCCGGGATTGCCCGGCTATATGAGAACCGGCTGCTGCGCACCGAGCTGGAATGCGAGCAGTTCGATCAGGCACTGGAGGGTCTGGCCGGTGATACGGAGGATGCCGTCATTCACCAGATCTTCAAAGTATTCGATGATGATACGGAACAGCAAGAGGTGATGTTCAGCCTTGTTCATTTTGTAGAGAGTATCCAAATGGAGATGTATCTGACCCAGCTGCTGGAATCACTGCCGGAAATGCTGGAGCATGCCCGCAACTGGGCGATTGTGCTGAATCAAAGAATTCTCCAGGACGACACTTACCGCAGGGATTACGCTGAGATCGCTGTGCGCATGCCTTCTAGAATCCGGCAGTGTCTGGCCTTCCTGCTGGAGGAGATCAAGGAAGATCAGCCGCGGCTGTACGAGCGCAAGGTGAATTCTCTTCTTGCCAAGCTGAATACATCCGGGAGATAG
- a CDS encoding ABC transporter permease subunit: protein MNTRRAGIGPRVFMLLLMVYLLLPLAATGLYAFARDWQNTLLPKGWTLEWFSGMFRDSRFLEALWTSLYLCGISVALSLAVMLPAVFVITVYYPRWESFMKGIVVLPYAVPGVVAAVGLIRAYSSGPFNLSGTAYLLIGAYFVVVLPYMYQGIRNSLLSVSAVELLNAAELLGARRRTAFLTVILPNIWPGIIVSALLSFSVLFGEFVLTNMLVGGHIQTIQVYLYKRVGESGHLASAIAISYFFFILLLSAVLMKLGQRMGRLSK from the coding sequence ATGAATACACGCAGAGCGGGGATCGGCCCGCGCGTTTTCATGCTGCTGCTGATGGTCTACCTGCTGCTGCCGCTGGCGGCTACAGGGCTGTATGCTTTTGCCCGGGACTGGCAGAATACGCTGCTTCCTAAAGGCTGGACGCTGGAATGGTTCAGCGGTATGTTCCGGGACAGCCGCTTCCTGGAAGCGCTCTGGACCTCCCTGTATTTGTGCGGCATCAGTGTGGCGCTGAGTCTCGCTGTGATGCTGCCGGCTGTTTTTGTCATTACGGTCTATTATCCGCGCTGGGAGAGCTTCATGAAGGGAATCGTCGTTCTGCCCTATGCCGTGCCTGGGGTGGTAGCTGCCGTAGGGCTGATCCGCGCATATTCCTCGGGACCTTTTAACCTTTCGGGGACGGCTTATTTATTGATTGGGGCGTACTTTGTAGTCGTGCTGCCTTATATGTATCAGGGCATCCGTAACAGTCTGCTTAGTGTATCGGCGGTGGAGCTGCTGAATGCCGCTGAACTGCTGGGAGCCAGAAGGCGTACGGCCTTCCTCACGGTCATTCTGCCGAATATTTGGCCTGGGATTATCGTCTCGGCGCTGCTGTCGTTCTCGGTGCTGTTCGGGGAGTTTGTGCTGACGAATATGCTGGTCGGGGGCCATATCCAGACGATTCAGGTCTATTTGTATAAAAGAGTCGGAGAAAGCGGGCATTTGGCCAGCGCCATTGCCATCTCATATTTCTTCTTCATTCTGCTGCTGTCGGCCGTGCTGATGAAGCTGGGGCAGCGGATGGGCCGGTTATCGAAGTAA
- a CDS encoding ATP-binding cassette domain-containing protein, translating to MNDYLKLLGIHKRFGDARVLDGVDLSIAEGELVTLLGPSGCGKSTLLRCIAGLTEPDSGSMLLESRELTQLPPRSRDIGMVFQSYALFPNLTVRQNVEYGMRMRGIAPAARRTRSAELLAMVDLEDKRDVYPQSLSGGQQQRVALARSLAVQPKLLLLDEPLSALDARIRKNLRAEIRDIQRRLGMTTLFVTHDQEEALILSDRICIMNKGQIVQQGSPEQLYTAPRTEFAARFMGSYNVLSRAEALSLFRSIESRADRFAIRPETVTLLAAGEPIQDDADGMVDVHGQVQAVSILGSIIRVSVTAEGIPLTVDLLNDGRWLQVREGDRVTLLLDAAKLLHLEQEGA from the coding sequence ATGAATGATTATCTGAAGCTGCTGGGCATCCATAAAAGGTTCGGCGATGCCAGGGTACTGGATGGGGTGGATCTGAGTATCGCCGAAGGGGAGCTGGTTACGCTGCTGGGACCGTCGGGCTGCGGCAAAAGCACACTCCTGCGCTGCATCGCCGGGCTTACAGAACCGGATAGCGGCAGTATGCTGCTGGAGTCCCGGGAGCTGACGCAGCTGCCGCCGCGCAGCCGGGACATCGGCATGGTGTTCCAGTCGTATGCGCTGTTCCCCAATTTGACGGTCCGTCAAAATGTGGAATACGGCATGCGCATGCGCGGCATCGCTCCTGCAGCAAGGCGGACGCGCAGCGCAGAGCTGCTGGCGATGGTGGATCTGGAGGACAAGCGGGATGTCTACCCGCAGTCCTTGTCCGGCGGGCAGCAGCAGCGCGTGGCGCTGGCCCGCTCGCTGGCCGTCCAGCCGAAGCTGCTGCTGCTGGATGAGCCGCTCAGCGCACTGGACGCACGAATCCGCAAGAATCTGCGCGCGGAGATCCGCGACATCCAGCGGCGGCTTGGCATGACGACGCTGTTCGTCACCCATGATCAGGAGGAAGCACTGATCCTCTCGGACCGGATCTGCATCATGAATAAGGGGCAGATCGTTCAGCAAGGCTCGCCGGAGCAGCTCTACACAGCGCCGCGTACTGAATTTGCCGCCCGGTTCATGGGCAGCTACAATGTGCTGAGCCGGGCCGAGGCGCTTTCGCTCTTCCGCAGCATCGAGAGCCGGGCCGACCGGTTTGCCATCCGGCCGGAGACCGTAACCCTGCTGGCGGCAGGGGAGCCGATCCAGGATGACGCCGATGGTATGGTGGATGTGCACGGTCAGGTCCAGGCGGTATCCATTCTGGGCAGCATTATCCGGGTCAGCGTGACGGCGGAAGGTATCCCCTTAACAGTAGACCTGCTGAATGACGGGCGCTGGCTGCAGGTCCGGGAAGGGGATCGCGTGACCCTTCTCCTGGACGCTGCTAAGCTGCTGCATCTGGAGCAGGAAGGGGCGTAG
- a CDS encoding Cof-type HAD-IIB family hydrolase: protein MLIALDMDGTLLNAEGEISNENKEAILQAQRLGHIVIIATGRSYMDAERQLRLADLECPVVSLNGAVITLADRSVAASTPLNKENIIPALRWLNEIPELYYEVYTEDNVYVELDKRVQLEKLATHKDTEVPEELAWLLQAMVDQQFQQAAVTYVEKMEDVWSKEENLIYKTLVFSLNRELLKEASVRFAAIPGLIITASHVNNIEINHEEANKGAGVSMLAAHYGIPAEQVAVMGDSYNDLPMFEMAGYKIAMGNAAPVLKQTADFITLSHTENGVAAGLRHLLDRRTAFK from the coding sequence ATGCTTATTGCACTGGATATGGACGGAACACTGCTCAATGCGGAGGGTGAAATCAGCAACGAGAACAAAGAGGCTATTCTTCAAGCACAGCGCCTGGGCCATATCGTGATTATCGCTACGGGCCGTTCCTACATGGACGCTGAGCGGCAGCTGCGGCTGGCTGATCTGGAATGCCCTGTGGTGAGTCTTAACGGTGCTGTAATCACGCTGGCTGACCGGAGCGTGGCGGCAAGCACTCCGCTGAATAAAGAGAATATTATTCCCGCGCTGCGCTGGCTGAATGAAATTCCTGAATTGTATTACGAGGTATACACTGAGGATAACGTATATGTTGAGCTCGACAAGCGGGTACAACTGGAAAAGCTGGCTACTCATAAGGATACTGAGGTTCCCGAGGAACTGGCCTGGCTGCTCCAGGCGATGGTCGATCAGCAGTTCCAGCAGGCAGCTGTAACCTACGTGGAGAAGATGGAGGACGTCTGGAGCAAGGAAGAGAATCTGATCTATAAGACTTTGGTCTTCTCGCTGAACCGTGAGCTGCTGAAGGAAGCCTCTGTGCGGTTCGCCGCCATCCCTGGACTGATTATTACCGCATCGCATGTCAACAATATCGAGATCAACCATGAGGAAGCGAATAAGGGTGCCGGTGTAAGCATGCTCGCTGCCCATTACGGGATTCCTGCGGAGCAAGTGGCGGTGATGGGCGACAGCTACAATGATCTGCCTATGTTCGAGATGGCCGGGTACAAGATTGCCATGGGGAATGCCGCCCCCGTGCTGAAGCAGACCGCCGACTTCATTACGTTAAGCCATACGGAGAATGGTGTAGCGGCAGGGCTGCGGCATCTTCTGGACAGAAGAACAGCCTTCAAATGA
- a CDS encoding ABC transporter permease subunit, translating into MKQRQWSSLLALAPFVLLVLAFQAVPVLSMLLGSLRSSGGEGFTLGNYIHALSSAYYMQAIKNSLLIAVFSSLIGLGVGLACAYCVTRFAPAARDRLLLLSNMTSNFAGVPLAFAYIILLGNNGVFTLLFKQWGWNVFGDFNLYSWSGLILVYVYFQIPLALLLLYPAFYGIREQWREAADLLGARPWQFWTTVGLPVLSPAIFGTLGILFANAMGAYATAYALVGGNYNLLSVRIGSLVAGNVVTQPEMGSTLAVLLALSTLLAVFLNQRMVRRMDVYSGALQSRREHSSSGQAWKRRWRIAREEAGQ; encoded by the coding sequence ATGAAACAACGACAATGGAGTAGTCTGCTGGCTCTGGCTCCGTTTGTGCTGCTGGTGCTGGCCTTCCAGGCCGTGCCGGTCCTGTCGATGCTCTTGGGCAGTCTTCGCAGCTCTGGCGGCGAAGGCTTCACGCTGGGCAACTATATCCATGCGCTCAGCAGTGCTTATTACATGCAGGCAATCAAGAACAGCCTGCTGATCGCTGTCTTCTCCAGCCTGATCGGGCTGGGGGTGGGCCTGGCCTGCGCGTATTGCGTCACGCGCTTTGCCCCGGCTGCGCGCGACCGGCTGCTGCTGCTCTCGAATATGACCTCGAACTTTGCCGGAGTTCCGCTAGCTTTTGCCTATATTATTCTGCTCGGCAATAACGGCGTGTTCACGCTGCTGTTCAAGCAATGGGGCTGGAATGTATTCGGCGACTTCAACCTGTACAGCTGGTCCGGTCTGATTCTGGTCTATGTCTATTTCCAGATTCCGCTGGCATTACTGCTGTTGTATCCGGCTTTCTATGGCATCCGGGAGCAGTGGAGGGAAGCGGCGGACCTGCTGGGGGCAAGACCTTGGCAGTTCTGGACGACGGTTGGGCTGCCCGTGCTCTCCCCGGCGATCTTCGGGACGCTCGGCATTCTCTTCGCCAATGCGATGGGTGCCTACGCAACAGCCTATGCGCTGGTCGGGGGCAACTATAATCTGTTGTCTGTGCGCATTGGCTCCCTGGTAGCGGGCAATGTGGTCACCCAGCCGGAGATGGGCAGCACCCTTGCTGTCCTGCTGGCGTTAAGCACTTTGCTGGCGGTGTTCCTGAATCAGCGGATGGTGCGCCGGATGGACGTCTATAGCGGTGCGTTGCAGTCCAGACGGGAACATAGCAGCAGCGGCCAGGCATGGAAGCGCCGTTGGCGGATCGCCCGGGAGGAGGCAGGACAATGA